The Salinibaculum sp. SYNS191 genome has a window encoding:
- a CDS encoding SDR family NAD(P)-dependent oxidoreductase → MDGQTAVVTGASRGIGAAIARRFADAGAHVVLCAREADPLEEVASAIGAAGGEATPVRADVRDEFDVERLMEQAAREGGDIDCVVANAGVYHGHPGETPLSRESYAAFDDHMRTNARGVFATVREALPHLAPTARVLVSSGVVARDPQPGYGSYAVSKAAAEAVAVRFGAGLDQAVGVVDPGQVATDLTGGQGRDPEDAADQFLWAARDADAETVDGAILDRRAWRDATP, encoded by the coding sequence ATGGACGGACAGACAGCCGTCGTCACCGGGGCGAGCCGCGGCATCGGGGCGGCCATCGCCCGCCGGTTCGCCGACGCCGGTGCACACGTGGTCCTGTGTGCGCGCGAGGCCGACCCGCTGGAGGAGGTGGCGTCCGCCATCGGCGCCGCCGGCGGGGAGGCAACGCCGGTCCGCGCGGACGTCCGCGACGAGTTCGACGTCGAGCGCCTGATGGAGCAGGCCGCCCGCGAGGGCGGGGACATCGACTGCGTCGTCGCCAACGCCGGCGTCTACCACGGCCATCCTGGAGAGACCCCGCTGTCCCGGGAGTCGTACGCTGCCTTCGACGACCACATGCGCACCAACGCCCGCGGCGTCTTCGCGACCGTCCGCGAGGCGCTCCCGCATCTCGCGCCGACGGCCCGCGTGCTGGTCTCCTCGGGCGTCGTCGCCCGCGACCCCCAGCCGGGCTACGGCTCCTACGCCGTCTCGAAGGCCGCCGCAGAGGCCGTCGCAGTGCGCTTCGGCGCGGGCCTCGACCAGGCCGTCGGCGTCGTCGACCCCGGCCAGGTCGCGACTGACCTCACCGGCGGGCAGGGCCGGGACCCGGAAGACGCCGCCGACCAGTTCCTCTGGGCGGCCCGCGACGCCGACGCGGAGACGGTCGACGGGGCCATCCTCGACCGCCGGGCCTGGCGCGACGCCACCCCCTGA
- the crtD gene encoding carotenoid 3,4-desaturase, protein MTRLSGSTVTVVGAGFGGLSTACYLADAGADVRVLEKNEQVGGRASRMERDGFRFDMGPSWYMMPDVFERFFGHFDRQPSDYYDLEHLDPHYRMFFKDGDTVDVRPDKDYLRDLFESYEDGAGEAFEEYLATSEKHYETAMENFVYEDRSRLRDWVDLDVVRAAPVGLQLIGSMQSHVEKYFDNPKLQQIMQYTLVFLGGSPKNTPALYNIMSHVDFNLGVYYPDGGIGAVVDGVAELGSELGVTYETGAAVREITRRKHGFLVETDDETYHPEYVVSNADYAHTEQELLPEHERQYDADYWEKRTYAPSAYLIYLGVEGDVEPLAHHTLVLPTDWDPHFEQIFEDPAWPDEPAYYLCVPSKTDDSVAPEGHSNLFLLVPIAPGLHDGDAVREEYREKILADIAENTGVDLRDRIVVEEQFSVSDFGERYNATEGTALGLAHTLRQTSLLRPSNRSSAVDGLYFTGSFTTPGIGVPMCLISGEHTANALIEDHA, encoded by the coding sequence ATGACACGGCTCTCAGGGTCGACGGTGACAGTCGTCGGCGCAGGTTTCGGCGGCCTCTCGACGGCGTGCTACCTCGCCGACGCGGGTGCCGACGTACGCGTGCTGGAGAAGAACGAGCAGGTCGGCGGCCGCGCGAGCCGGATGGAACGCGACGGCTTCCGCTTCGACATGGGCCCGTCCTGGTACATGATGCCCGACGTGTTCGAGCGCTTCTTCGGTCACTTCGACCGCCAGCCCTCCGACTACTACGACCTGGAACACCTGGACCCCCACTACCGGATGTTCTTCAAAGACGGGGACACCGTCGACGTCCGCCCGGACAAGGACTACCTGCGTGACCTCTTCGAATCGTACGAGGACGGTGCCGGCGAGGCCTTCGAGGAGTACCTGGCGACCAGCGAGAAGCACTACGAGACGGCGATGGAGAACTTCGTCTACGAGGACCGCTCGCGCCTGCGCGACTGGGTGGACCTGGACGTCGTCCGGGCGGCCCCGGTCGGGTTACAGCTCATCGGCTCGATGCAGAGCCACGTCGAGAAGTACTTCGACAACCCGAAACTCCAGCAGATAATGCAGTACACGCTGGTCTTCCTCGGCGGGTCCCCGAAGAACACGCCGGCGCTCTATAATATCATGAGCCACGTCGACTTCAACCTCGGCGTCTACTACCCCGACGGCGGCATCGGTGCCGTCGTCGACGGCGTCGCCGAACTCGGCTCGGAACTCGGCGTCACCTACGAGACCGGCGCGGCGGTCCGCGAGATAACGCGGCGCAAGCACGGCTTCCTCGTCGAGACCGACGACGAGACCTACCACCCCGAGTACGTGGTCAGCAACGCCGACTACGCCCACACCGAGCAGGAACTCCTGCCCGAACACGAGCGCCAGTACGACGCCGACTACTGGGAGAAACGGACCTACGCCCCCTCCGCGTACCTCATCTACCTCGGCGTCGAGGGCGACGTCGAGCCGCTGGCGCATCACACGCTGGTCCTGCCGACCGACTGGGACCCCCACTTCGAGCAAATCTTCGAGGACCCGGCCTGGCCCGACGAACCGGCCTACTACCTCTGTGTCCCCTCCAAGACCGACGACAGCGTCGCCCCGGAGGGCCACAGCAACCTCTTCCTGCTCGTCCCGATCGCGCCGGGACTGCACGACGGCGACGCGGTGCGCGAGGAGTACCGCGAGAAGATTCTCGCCGACATCGCCGAGAACACGGGCGTCGACCTCCGGGACCGCATCGTCGTCGAGGAGCAGTTCAGCGTCAGCGACTTCGGCGAGCGGTACAACGCGACCGAGGGGACGGCACTCGGACTGGCGCACACGCTCCGGCAGACGTCGCTGCTGCGGCCGTCGAACCGGTCCTCGGCCGTCGACGGGCTGTACTTCACCGGGTCGTTCACGACGCCGGGCATCGGCGTCCCGATGTGTCTCATCAGCGGCGAACACACGGCGAACGCACTCATCGAGGACCACGCGTAG